A genomic region of Peptoniphilus sp. ING2-D1G contains the following coding sequences:
- a CDS encoding putative membrane protein (Hypothetical protein): protein MDTLKNFKIMELSRREKILAGLLIFLILEFLMYTSFFSKTSEAILSEESKISELENSIATERKIIENSKNIEKENNKLIEEENIINYADENIVNDLRYHDIEIENISENENSKRLEMTLDKGNIQKINKLSQYFAYDDFYALRTEEDIYKVVLNIKNEKTDTVLPIMVAKEEIDASIDLKREYFKDVLAENPTETEEEKKPVPEKTEKFQREEKISDVKQTAETEEKVISGSLLPDAGKTQYQSGELLPDDISINTESLSLSYDHANYARLYAEGDTVILNYEIQVSEGASEFIILFDYSVDVQSLKLETELPERFQGEVGYYNGNKIPFQNFSTERSSIIYRSENIKGLQGLYYRLDGAYGQIGQIRIKNIEGVI, encoded by the coding sequence ATGGATACTTTAAAAAATTTTAAAATTATGGAGCTGTCAAGACGGGAAAAAATATTGGCAGGTTTACTGATATTTTTAATACTTGAATTTTTGATGTATACCTCATTCTTTTCAAAAACATCCGAGGCGATTTTAAGCGAAGAATCAAAAATCTCGGAGCTTGAAAATTCAATTGCAACAGAAAGGAAAATAATTGAAAATTCAAAGAATATAGAAAAAGAAAACAACAAACTCATCGAAGAAGAAAATATAATCAATTATGCAGATGAAAATATTGTAAATGACTTGAGATATCATGACATAGAAATTGAAAACATATCGGAGAACGAAAACTCGAAGAGATTGGAAATGACCCTTGACAAGGGAAATATTCAGAAGATAAACAAATTGTCGCAATATTTTGCATATGACGATTTTTATGCATTGCGAACAGAAGAAGACATCTATAAAGTCGTGCTCAATATAAAAAATGAAAAAACGGACACTGTACTTCCCATAATGGTGGCAAAGGAAGAAATAGATGCCAGCATAGATTTGAAGAGGGAATATTTTAAAGATGTACTTGCTGAAAATCCAACGGAGACTGAAGAAGAGAAAAAGCCTGTGCCGGAAAAGACGGAAAAATTCCAAAGGGAAGAAAAAATTTCAGATGTTAAACAAACTGCAGAAACAGAGGAAAAAGTTATTTCAGGATCCTTGTTGCCGGATGCGGGCAAAACTCAGTATCAATCGGGAGAGCTACTTCCCGATGACATAAGTATTAATACTGAATCCCTGAGTCTATCCTATGACCACGCAAACTATGCTCGGTTGTACGCAGAGGGAGATACTGTGATATTAAATTATGAAATACAAGTATCGGAGGGCGCAAGTGAATTCATTATTTTATTTGATTATTCAGTGGATGTGCAGAGCTTAAAACTTGAAACGGAATTGCCCGAAAGATTTCAAGGAGAGGTGGGCTACTACAACGGAAATAAAATTCCCTTTCAAAATTTCAGCACAGAAAGAAGCAGTATAATTTACAGATCTGAAAACATAAAGGGTTTACAGGGATTATACTACAGATTAGACGGGGCATATGGACAGATAGGTCAAATAAGAATCAAAAACATAGAGGGAGTAATTTGA
- a CDS encoding Hypothetical protein (Family membership) produces the protein MKKGFTLIELVISIAIISTLITIAMLSFRTVESTEAKRDLKEIVNRIKFARNMAISEKAQSEVNFMENNSYEVICKDYRETFNYSEGLKLLNTEAIKLKFTIKGVSSKDTAQTLYFKIKDKIYEVTIEPVTGKVNLKI, from the coding sequence TTGAAAAAGGGTTTTACATTAATCGAGCTTGTAATTTCCATAGCCATAATCTCAACTTTAATTACAATAGCGATGTTGAGCTTCAGAACAGTGGAAAGCACAGAGGCGAAGAGGGACTTAAAGGAAATTGTAAACCGCATAAAATTCGCCAGAAACATGGCAATTTCAGAAAAAGCTCAATCTGAGGTAAACTTCATGGAAAACAACTCCTATGAAGTGATATGCAAGGATTACAGAGAAACCTTCAATTACAGCGAAGGATTAAAATTACTCAATACTGAAGCTATAAAACTCAAATTTACAATTAAGGGAGTATCAAGCAAAGATACAGCTCAGACCCTTTATTTTAAAATCAAAGACAAAATTTACGAAGTCACAATTGAGCCTGTCACGGGAAAGGTGAATTTGAAGATATGA
- a CDS encoding putative membrane protein (Hypothetical protein) produces MDVLLSTAFLLIIATALLPSFTNIFKNRKDVEDRLELYNAAKNQMELITAASYGGHGYYEIILAEEYEYTLDKVPLSENLSKYVLKVKNEKDHEIKIEKILQNKRLHSH; encoded by the coding sequence ATGGATGTTTTGCTTTCCACAGCCTTTTTACTCATCATAGCAACAGCGCTCTTGCCTTCCTTTACAAATATTTTCAAAAACAGAAAAGATGTGGAGGACAGACTTGAATTGTACAATGCGGCGAAAAATCAAATGGAGCTCATAACAGCCGCAAGCTACGGCGGACATGGTTACTACGAGATAATTCTCGCCGAAGAATACGAGTATACATTGGATAAAGTACCCCTGTCGGAAAATCTCAGCAAATATGTTTTAAAGGTAAAAAATGAAAAAGACCATGAAATTAAAATCGAAAAAATATTACAGAACAAAAGGCTTCACTCTCATTGA
- a CDS encoding Hypothetical protein (Family membership), which yields MKLKSKKYYRTKGFTLIELVFSIALVAVVFSTLTSVLNFSFKMSGAVNTKDEIFQESYFTENFLYDEISSADYIVQNTKPGTLGFTIIKLTGVDDGEKNTGYRYTYYSLKDNRLRRHSINTKNKLEDGYPLNRMGVNNIISGVENINCQFTKEKITIEIFYNRRGIKDSSSIIVANRTFEEFDN from the coding sequence ATGAAATTAAAATCGAAAAAATATTACAGAACAAAAGGCTTCACTCTCATTGAATTGGTATTTTCCATAGCTTTGGTGGCGGTTGTGTTTTCAACGCTTACTTCAGTTTTAAATTTCTCCTTTAAAATGTCAGGCGCAGTAAACACCAAGGATGAAATTTTTCAGGAGTCCTATTTCACTGAGAATTTTTTGTATGACGAAATATCTTCGGCGGACTACATAGTTCAAAACACAAAACCAGGCACCTTGGGATTTACCATAATCAAACTCACAGGTGTAGATGACGGAGAAAAAAACACAGGATACAGATACACCTATTATTCTCTTAAGGACAACAGATTGAGGAGACATTCAATAAATACCAAGAATAAATTGGAGGATGGGTACCCGTTAAATAGAATGGGTGTAAACAACATCATTTCCGGAGTGGAAAACATCAATTGCCAATTCACCAAGGAAAAAATAACCATAGAAATATTTTATAATCGAAGGGGAATAAAGGACAGCAGCAGTATAATTGTAGCAAACAGAACATTTGAGGAATTCGATAATTGA